In the Bradyrhizobium guangzhouense genome, one interval contains:
- a CDS encoding primosomal protein N', protein MDHPSRSSTAPANATRMVDVLVPVALDQTYSYKVPVGMELKAGDLVGVPLGAREVLAVVWGENANPDPRLHNRLKEVSEKLDVAPLKGELRSVVDWVANYTLSPRGMVLRMCLRMGENLGPERVRAGVRLTGDPPRRLTPARARVIEVLSDRLLHGKSEAAKEAGVSAGVIDGLVDEGTLTVEPMPPPPPPPAPDPEFGRPDFSPLQRAGVDAMRALAANGTFHVALLDGVTGSGKTEVYFEAVAETIRRGKQSLILMPEIALTGQFLDRFAQRFGVRPIEWHSELTPRTRARNWAAISEGTAPVVVGARSALFLPYANLGLIVVDEEHDQAYKQDEGVHYHARDMAVVRAHIAKIPIVLASATPSVESEVNARKNRYQRVALPSRFGGQHMPEIEAIDLRREPPARGRYISPRLASEIRKAIEKREQALLFLNRRGYAPLTLCRACGHRFACTICDAWLVDHRFRQRLVCHHCGFSMPRPATCPHCAAEESLVAVGPGVERLQEEAAALFPDARTMVLSSDLITSIETMRSELNEIAEGRVDIIIGTQLVAKGHNFPRLNLVGVIDADLGLSNGDPRAAERTWQLLNQVIGRAGREQGRGVGYLQTHQPDHPVMKALIACDREAFYDSEIDLREKTLYPPFGRLASLIISAGDRPSAEGLGRKLVSLAPRDERVVVLGPAEAPLAVIKGRYRFRILVKSARGFDLSDYLRNWLAVCPKPKGNQKLEVDVDPQSFL, encoded by the coding sequence ATGGATCATCCGTCGCGCAGCTCGACCGCCCCCGCCAACGCGACCCGCATGGTCGACGTGCTGGTGCCAGTCGCGCTCGACCAGACCTATTCCTACAAGGTGCCTGTGGGCATGGAGCTGAAGGCGGGCGATCTCGTCGGTGTGCCGCTCGGGGCCCGCGAGGTGCTCGCCGTGGTCTGGGGCGAAAACGCCAATCCCGATCCGCGCCTGCACAACCGCCTCAAGGAGGTCAGCGAGAAGCTCGACGTCGCGCCCTTGAAGGGCGAACTGCGCTCCGTCGTCGACTGGGTCGCCAATTACACGCTGAGCCCGCGCGGCATGGTGCTGCGCATGTGCCTGCGCATGGGCGAGAACCTCGGCCCCGAGCGGGTGCGCGCCGGCGTGCGGCTAACAGGCGATCCGCCGCGGCGGCTGACGCCGGCGCGGGCGCGCGTGATCGAGGTGCTGTCGGACCGGCTGCTGCACGGCAAGTCCGAGGCCGCCAAGGAGGCCGGTGTCTCCGCCGGCGTGATCGACGGCCTCGTCGATGAAGGTACGCTGACGGTCGAGCCGATGCCGCCGCCACCTCCGCCGCCCGCGCCCGATCCGGAGTTCGGCCGGCCGGATTTCTCGCCGCTGCAGCGCGCCGGCGTCGATGCGATGCGCGCGCTCGCCGCCAACGGCACCTTTCATGTCGCGCTGCTCGATGGCGTCACCGGCTCCGGCAAGACCGAGGTCTATTTCGAGGCCGTCGCCGAAACCATCCGCCGCGGCAAGCAGTCGCTGATCCTGATGCCGGAGATCGCGCTGACCGGCCAGTTCCTCGACCGTTTCGCGCAGCGCTTTGGCGTCCGCCCGATCGAGTGGCATTCCGAGCTGACGCCGCGCACCCGCGCGCGCAATTGGGCGGCGATTTCCGAAGGCACCGCGCCGGTCGTGGTCGGCGCGCGCTCGGCGCTGTTTCTCCCCTACGCCAATCTCGGCCTCATCGTGGTCGATGAAGAGCACGACCAGGCCTACAAGCAGGACGAGGGCGTGCATTATCACGCCCGCGACATGGCGGTGGTGCGCGCGCATATCGCAAAGATCCCGATCGTGCTGGCGTCCGCCACACCGTCCGTCGAGTCCGAGGTCAACGCGCGCAAGAACCGCTATCAGCGCGTCGCGCTGCCGTCGCGCTTCGGCGGCCAGCACATGCCTGAAATCGAGGCCATCGACCTGCGCCGCGAGCCGCCCGCGCGCGGCCGCTACATCTCGCCGCGCCTCGCCTCAGAGATCAGAAAGGCGATCGAGAAGCGCGAGCAGGCGCTGCTGTTCCTCAATCGCCGCGGCTATGCGCCGCTGACGCTGTGCCGCGCTTGCGGCCATCGCTTCGCCTGCACCATCTGCGATGCCTGGCTGGTCGATCACCGCTTCCGCCAGCGCCTCGTCTGTCACCATTGCGGCTTCTCGATGCCGCGGCCCGCAACCTGTCCGCATTGCGCCGCCGAGGAATCGCTGGTTGCCGTCGGCCCCGGCGTCGAACGCCTGCAGGAGGAGGCGGCCGCGCTGTTCCCTGATGCCCGCACCATGGTGCTGTCGAGCGATCTCATCACCTCGATCGAGACGATGCGCAGCGAGCTCAACGAGATCGCGGAAGGGCGCGTCGATATCATCATCGGCACGCAGCTCGTCGCCAAGGGCCACAATTTCCCGCGGCTCAATCTCGTCGGCGTGATCGATGCGGATCTCGGCCTTTCCAATGGCGATCCGCGTGCGGCGGAACGGACCTGGCAATTGCTCAACCAGGTGATCGGCCGCGCCGGGCGCGAGCAGGGCCGCGGCGTCGGCTACCTGCAGACGCATCAGCCGGACCATCCCGTCATGAAAGCGCTGATCGCCTGCGATCGCGAGGCCTTCTACGACAGCGAGATCGATTTGCGCGAGAAGACGCTCTATCCGCCGTTCGGGCGCCTCGCCAGCCTGATCATTTCCGCCGGCGATCGTCCGAGCGCGGAAGGCCTCGGCCGCAAGCTCGTGTCCCTCGCGCCGCGCGACGAGCGCGTGGTGGTGCTCGGCCCCGCCGAAGCCCCGCTCGCCGTCATCAAGGGCCGCTACCGCTTCCGCATCCTGGTCAAATCGGCGCGCGGCTTCGATCTGTCGGATTACTTGCGCAACTGGCTCGCCGTGTGCCCGAAGCCGAAGGGCAACCAGAAGCTCGAGGTCGATGTCGATCCGCAGAGCTTCTTGTGA
- a CDS encoding septal ring lytic transglycosylase RlpA family protein: MLSLKTLGTVTRPRTAIAFVAATLLVGGTATEASAKSRHHHYRGAHHHRHHAQDDSSATSDWRNANASMTPSSGTGRSFSGMASYYGNESGSRTASGARFNQNAMTAAHRTLPFGTKVRVTHGGQSVIVTINDRGPFVRGRVLDLSTGAARAIGLTGAGVGRVTAEVVS, encoded by the coding sequence ATGCTGTCTTTGAAGACGCTGGGCACTGTGACCCGGCCGCGTACGGCGATCGCTTTCGTCGCTGCAACTCTCCTCGTCGGTGGAACTGCCACCGAAGCTTCCGCCAAATCCAGGCATCATCACTACCGGGGTGCTCACCACCACCGTCACCACGCCCAGGACGATTCCAGCGCGACCTCCGATTGGCGTAACGCCAATGCATCGATGACGCCGTCGTCGGGCACCGGTCGCAGCTTCTCCGGCATGGCCTCCTATTACGGCAACGAGTCCGGCAGCCGCACCGCCTCGGGCGCGCGCTTCAACCAGAACGCCATGACCGCGGCGCACCGTACCCTGCCGTTCGGCACCAAGGTTCGTGTGACCCATGGCGGCCAGAGCGTCATCGTCACCATCAACGACCGTGGCCCGTTCGTGCGCGGCCGCGTGCTCGACCTCTCCACGGGCGCAGCCCGCGCCATCGGCCTCACCGGTGCCGGCGTCGGCCGCGTCACCGCGGAAGTCGTCTCCTAA
- a CDS encoding F0F1 ATP synthase subunit delta, which produces MAAEDTSVSGVSGRYATALFELARDQKVVDEVKADLDKFEGLLNESADLKRLVRSPVFAADAQSKALSAVLDKAGIAGITANFLKVLTANRRLFAVADVIRAYRALVARFKGEATADVTVAEALSDKNLDALKVALKSVTGKDVALNVKIDPSIIGGLVVKLGSRMIDSSLRTKLNSIKHAMKEAG; this is translated from the coding sequence GTGGCTGCAGAAGATACGTCCGTTTCCGGTGTGTCGGGCCGTTATGCAACGGCCTTGTTTGAACTGGCCCGCGACCAGAAGGTGGTCGACGAGGTCAAGGCCGACCTCGACAAGTTCGAGGGTCTGCTGAACGAAAGCGCTGATCTCAAGCGCCTCGTCCGCAGTCCGGTCTTTGCGGCCGACGCCCAGTCCAAGGCCCTCTCGGCCGTGCTGGACAAGGCCGGCATCGCCGGCATTACCGCCAATTTCCTCAAAGTGCTGACCGCCAACCGCCGCCTGTTCGCGGTGGCTGACGTCATCCGCGCCTATCGCGCCCTCGTCGCAAGGTTCAAGGGCGAGGCGACGGCGGATGTCACGGTCGCGGAAGCGCTCTCGGACAAGAATCTCGACGCCCTCAAGGTTGCCCTGAAGTCGGTGACCGGCAAGGACGTCGCGCTCAACGTGAAGATCGACCCCTCGATCATCGGTGGCCTCGTCGTGAAGCTTGGCAGCCGCATGATCGATAGTTCGCTTCGCACCAAACTCAATTCGATCAAGCACGCGATGAAAGAGGCAGGCTGA
- the atpA gene encoding F0F1 ATP synthase subunit alpha, whose protein sequence is MDIRAAEISAILKDQIKNFGQEAEVSEVGQVLSVGDGIARVYGLDNVQAGEMVEFENGTRGMALNLETDNVGVVIFGADREIKEGQTVKRTRAIVDAPVGKGLLGRVVDALGNPIDGKGPIQADKRMRVDVKAPGIIPRKSVSEPMATGLKAIDALIPIGRGQRELIIGDRQTGKTAIALDTILNQKPLNAQPDENIKLYCVYVAVGQKRSTVAQFVKVLEEQGALEYSIVVAATASDPAPMQYIAPFTACTMGEFFRDNGMHAVIIYDDLSKQAVAYRQMSLLLRRPPGREAYPGDVFYLHSRLLERAAKLSKDHGSGSLTALPVIETQANDVSAYIPTNVISITDGQIFLETDLFFQGIRPAVNVGLSVSRVGSSAQTKATKKVAGKIKGELAQYREMAAFAQFGSDLDASTQRLLNRGSRLTELLKQPQFAPLKMEEQVCVIWAGTNGYLDPLPLNKVRAFEDGLLSLLRGKNVDILNAIRDSRDLSDDVAAKLKSVVEGFAKSFA, encoded by the coding sequence ATGGACATCCGCGCCGCGGAAATTTCCGCGATCCTCAAGGACCAGATCAAGAATTTCGGCCAGGAAGCTGAAGTCTCCGAAGTCGGACAGGTGCTGTCCGTCGGCGACGGTATCGCTCGCGTCTACGGTCTGGACAACGTCCAGGCCGGTGAAATGGTCGAGTTCGAGAACGGCACCCGCGGCATGGCGCTGAACCTCGAAACCGACAACGTCGGCGTCGTCATTTTCGGTGCCGACCGCGAGATCAAGGAAGGCCAGACCGTCAAGCGCACCCGCGCCATCGTGGACGCGCCGGTCGGCAAGGGCCTGCTCGGCCGCGTCGTCGACGCGCTCGGCAATCCGATCGACGGCAAGGGTCCGATCCAGGCCGACAAGCGCATGCGTGTCGACGTCAAGGCGCCCGGCATCATTCCGCGCAAGTCGGTGAGCGAGCCGATGGCGACGGGCCTCAAGGCGATCGACGCCCTGATCCCGATCGGCCGTGGCCAGCGCGAGTTGATCATCGGCGACCGTCAGACCGGCAAGACCGCGATCGCGCTCGACACCATCCTGAACCAGAAGCCGCTCAACGCGCAGCCCGACGAGAACATCAAGCTGTACTGCGTCTACGTCGCGGTCGGCCAGAAGCGTTCGACGGTTGCCCAGTTCGTGAAGGTGCTGGAAGAGCAGGGCGCGCTCGAATACTCGATCGTCGTCGCCGCTACCGCCTCGGATCCGGCGCCGATGCAGTACATCGCCCCCTTTACTGCCTGCACCATGGGCGAATTCTTCCGCGACAACGGCATGCACGCGGTCATCATCTATGACGATCTGTCCAAGCAGGCCGTCGCTTACCGCCAGATGTCGCTGCTGCTGCGCCGTCCGCCGGGCCGCGAAGCCTATCCGGGCGACGTGTTCTATCTGCACTCCCGCCTGCTCGAGCGCGCGGCGAAGCTCAGCAAGGACCATGGCTCGGGCTCGCTGACCGCGCTGCCTGTCATCGAAACCCAGGCCAACGACGTGTCGGCCTACATCCCGACCAACGTCATCTCGATCACCGACGGCCAGATCTTCCTGGAAACCGACCTGTTCTTCCAGGGCATCCGTCCTGCCGTGAACGTCGGTCTGTCGGTGTCGCGCGTCGGTTCGTCGGCGCAGACCAAGGCCACCAAGAAGGTCGCCGGCAAGATCAAGGGCGAACTCGCGCAGTACCGCGAAATGGCGGCGTTCGCGCAGTTCGGCTCCGACCTGGACGCCTCGACCCAGCGCCTGCTCAACCGCGGTTCGCGCCTGACCGAGCTCCTCAAGCAGCCGCAGTTCGCGCCGCTGAAGATGGAAGAGCAGGTTTGCGTGATCTGGGCCGGCACCAACGGCTATCTCGATCCGCTGCCGCTCAACAAGGTGCGCGCGTTCGAGGACGGTCTGCTTTCGCTCCTGCGCGGCAAGAATGTCGACATTCTCAACGCGATCCGCGACAGCCGCGACCTCTCCGACGACGTTGCCGCCAAGCTGAAGTCGGTGGTCGAGGGTTTCGCGAAGTCCTTTGCGTAA
- a CDS encoding F0F1 ATP synthase subunit gamma, whose product MASLKDMRVRIASTKATQKITKAMQMVAASKLRRAQTAAEAARPYADKMSAVISNIAGAAAGSPGAPTLLAGTGRDQVHLLLVCTGERGLSGAFNSSIVRLARERALALMNQGNEVKFFCVGRKGYEQLRRQFDKQIVEHLDLRSVRQLGFGNAEDIAKKVLARFEAGEFDVCTLFYSRFRSVIAQIPTAQQIIPLVVEEGAAASTTSYEYEPEEDEILTRLLPRNLAVQIFRALLENNASFYGAQMSAMDNATRNAGEMIRKQTLVYNRTRQAQITKELIEIISGAEAV is encoded by the coding sequence ATGGCGTCACTTAAAGACATGCGCGTCCGCATCGCCTCCACCAAGGCGACGCAAAAGATCACCAAGGCCATGCAGATGGTCGCGGCCTCGAAGCTGCGCCGCGCGCAGACCGCCGCGGAAGCTGCACGTCCCTATGCCGACAAGATGAGCGCGGTGATCTCCAACATCGCCGGCGCTGCCGCGGGCTCGCCAGGCGCGCCGACGCTGCTGGCCGGCACCGGCCGCGACCAGGTTCATTTGCTGCTGGTCTGCACCGGCGAGCGCGGCCTGTCTGGCGCCTTCAATTCGTCGATCGTGCGCCTCGCCCGCGAGCGCGCGCTGGCCCTGATGAACCAGGGCAACGAAGTGAAATTCTTCTGCGTCGGCCGCAAGGGTTACGAGCAGCTCCGCCGCCAGTTCGACAAGCAGATCGTCGAGCATCTCGACCTGCGCAGCGTGCGCCAGCTCGGTTTCGGCAACGCCGAGGACATCGCCAAGAAGGTCCTGGCGCGCTTCGAGGCCGGCGAGTTCGACGTCTGCACGCTGTTCTACTCGCGCTTCCGTTCGGTGATCGCGCAGATCCCCACCGCCCAGCAGATCATTCCGCTGGTCGTCGAGGAAGGCGCCGCCGCCAGCACGACGTCCTACGAATACGAGCCGGAGGAGGACGAGATCCTCACCCGTCTTCTGCCGCGCAACCTCGCGGTCCAGATCTTCCGCGCGCTGCTCGAGAACAACGCCTCGTTCTACGGCGCGCAGATGAGCGCGATGGACAACGCGACGCGCAACGCCGGTGAGATGATCCGCAAGCAGACGCTGGTCTACAACCGCACGCGTCAGGCGCAGATCACCAAGGAACTGATCGAAATCATCTCGGGCGCCGAAGCCGTCTAG
- the atpD gene encoding F0F1 ATP synthase subunit beta → MAAQVGRVTQVIGAVVDVQFEGHLPAILNSLETKNGGNRLVLEVAQHLGESTVRTIAMDTTEGLVRGQEVTDTGAPIRVPVGEGTLGRIINVIGEPIDEAGPVKTEGLRAIHQEAPTYTDQSTEAEILVTGIKVVDLLAPYAKGGKIGLFGGAGVGKTVLIQELINNVAKAHGGYSVFAGVGERTREGNDLYHEFIESKVNADPKNPDPSVKSKCALVFGQMNEPPGARARVALTGLTIAEDFRDKGQDVLFFVDNIFRFTQAGSEVSALLGRIPSAVGYQPTLATDMGALQERITTTQKGSITSVQAIYVPADDLTDPAPATSFAHLDATTTLSRSIAEKGIYPAVDPLDSTSRMLSPLVVGEEHYAVARQVQQVLQRYKALQDIIAILGMDELSEEDKLTVARARKVERFMSQPFHVAEIFTGSPGKFVDLADTIKGFKGLVEGKYDHLPEAAFYMVGTIEEAVEKGKKLAAEAA, encoded by the coding sequence ATGGCAGCCCAGGTCGGTCGCGTCACCCAGGTCATCGGCGCCGTCGTCGACGTGCAGTTCGAAGGCCACCTCCCGGCCATTCTCAATTCGCTCGAGACCAAGAACGGCGGCAATCGCCTGGTGCTCGAAGTCGCCCAGCATCTCGGTGAATCGACCGTCCGCACCATCGCGATGGACACCACCGAAGGTCTGGTTCGCGGCCAGGAAGTGACCGACACCGGCGCTCCGATCCGCGTTCCCGTCGGTGAAGGCACGCTCGGCCGCATCATCAACGTCATCGGCGAGCCGATCGACGAAGCAGGTCCCGTCAAGACCGAAGGCCTGCGTGCGATCCACCAGGAAGCGCCGACCTACACCGACCAGTCGACCGAAGCCGAAATTCTCGTCACCGGCATCAAGGTCGTCGATCTGCTCGCTCCGTATGCGAAGGGCGGCAAGATCGGCCTGTTCGGCGGCGCCGGCGTCGGCAAGACCGTGCTGATTCAGGAACTGATCAACAACGTCGCGAAGGCGCACGGTGGCTACTCCGTGTTCGCCGGCGTCGGCGAGCGCACCCGCGAGGGCAACGACCTCTATCACGAGTTCATCGAGTCCAAGGTCAACGCCGATCCGAAGAATCCGGATCCGAGCGTGAAGTCGAAGTGCGCGCTGGTGTTCGGCCAGATGAACGAGCCCCCGGGCGCCCGCGCCCGCGTCGCGCTCACCGGTCTGACCATCGCGGAAGACTTCCGCGACAAGGGCCAGGACGTGCTGTTCTTCGTCGACAACATCTTCCGCTTCACCCAGGCCGGCTCGGAAGTGTCGGCGCTCCTCGGTCGTATTCCGAGCGCCGTGGGTTATCAGCCGACGCTCGCGACCGACATGGGCGCGCTGCAGGAGCGCATCACCACCACGCAGAAGGGCTCGATCACCTCGGTGCAGGCCATCTACGTTCCGGCCGACGACTTGACCGACCCGGCGCCGGCGACCTCGTTCGCGCATCTTGACGCGACCACCACGCTGTCGCGCTCGATCGCCGAAAAGGGCATCTATCCGGCGGTCGACCCGCTCGACTCGACCTCGCGCATGCTCTCCCCGCTGGTCGTCGGCGAGGAGCACTACGCGGTCGCCCGTCAGGTCCAGCAGGTGCTGCAGCGCTACAAGGCGCTGCAGGACATCATCGCCATTCTCGGCATGGACGAGCTTTCGGAAGAGGACAAGCTGACCGTGGCCCGCGCCCGCAAGGTCGAGCGCTTCATGTCGCAGCCGTTCCACGTCGCCGAAATCTTCACCGGCTCGCCGGGCAAGTTCGTCGACCTCGCCGACACCATCAAGGGCTTCAAGGGCTTGGTGGAAGGCAAGTATGACCACCTGCCGGAAGCCGCCTTCTACATGGTCGGCACCATCGAAGAGGCGGTCGAGAAGGGCAAGAAGCTGGCGGCCGAGGCGGCCTAA
- a CDS encoding F0F1 ATP synthase subunit epsilon: MATFHFDLVSPEKLAFSGEVDQVDVPGWEGDFGVLAGHAPLVAAVRPGILTIISGGQKQKVIVLGGLAEVSDDRLTVLADVATSLDELDRAQFADKIAEMQDKLSEHEGSELDLAIARLDHYKSIQQELNTTAMH; the protein is encoded by the coding sequence ATGGCCACCTTCCACTTCGATCTCGTCTCTCCGGAAAAGCTCGCATTCTCGGGCGAGGTCGACCAGGTCGACGTCCCCGGCTGGGAAGGCGATTTCGGCGTGCTCGCCGGGCATGCGCCCCTCGTGGCTGCGGTGCGGCCGGGCATTCTGACCATCATCAGCGGTGGCCAGAAGCAGAAGGTCATCGTGCTTGGCGGCCTTGCGGAAGTGTCCGACGATCGTCTCACCGTGCTCGCTGACGTCGCGACCTCGCTGGACGAACTCGATCGGGCGCAGTTCGCCGACAAGATCGCGGAAATGCAGGACAAGCTGTCGGAGCACGAAGGCTCCGAGCTCGATCTCGCGATTGCGCGGCTCGATCACTACAAGAGCATCCAGCAGGAGCTCAACACGACGGCGATGCACTAA
- a CDS encoding adenylate/guanylate cyclase domain-containing protein, with product MKRKIAAIFAADIAGYSRLVAEDEEETLRRLASYRLVIDDFIAKASGRIFNTAGDAVLAEFPSAVEAVRCAIDIQESLRTRNMAYPPSRQMSFRIGITIGDVVERDGDLLGDGVNIAARLEGLAEVGGICVSRAVHEQVANKLSVQFADIGAQEVKNIPTPVHAYMVAMRREDGTYATPQVKKVAKAAPAPNWMWPLVVGVVSVVAIGVGGFLYFTKLETAQVTSSPATSIAAAPAPGPIAAPSPGPTSTMAAKAAAPMPTSSPTQMAAATPMPIPSPSTASPGKIAVEAVPFIGERQRAFLGNEYAAAGDYKAYALNIGGFFGTALNQPTEEAARNGAVDQCQRRADAAQSPRRCELYAVGNKVVYSHGAPPMPPQPWFRHDAITERAFVPKDLPMVREQARTRLENIYVQAAKSRSVALGPGGQYFWALGATSVDDAARRSLESCGAFAGSACMTVVVDDVFVVPIPTKLRANGFFHAATNPSIVADGRDEVVRKLGDATGWNAVAVGTAGRPGLGLKAADEQTAINGALADCAKHDSDCHVIAIGPFTVGPMN from the coding sequence ATGAAACGCAAGATCGCGGCGATTTTCGCAGCCGATATTGCCGGTTACTCAAGGCTGGTCGCGGAGGATGAAGAGGAGACGCTACGGCGTCTGGCCTCCTATCGTTTGGTCATCGACGATTTCATTGCCAAGGCCAGTGGCCGCATCTTCAACACCGCCGGTGACGCGGTGCTCGCGGAATTCCCCAGCGCAGTGGAAGCGGTGCGCTGCGCGATCGACATCCAGGAAAGCTTGCGAACCCGCAACATGGCCTATCCGCCGAGCCGGCAGATGTCGTTCCGCATCGGCATCACCATCGGCGACGTCGTCGAGCGCGACGGCGATCTGCTCGGCGACGGCGTCAACATCGCAGCTCGGCTCGAGGGGCTCGCGGAAGTCGGCGGCATCTGCGTCTCGCGCGCCGTGCATGAGCAGGTTGCCAACAAGCTGTCGGTGCAGTTCGCCGATATCGGCGCACAGGAAGTGAAGAACATCCCGACGCCGGTGCACGCCTACATGGTGGCGATGCGGCGCGAGGACGGGACTTACGCGACGCCGCAGGTGAAGAAAGTCGCCAAGGCTGCGCCTGCGCCGAACTGGATGTGGCCGCTGGTGGTCGGCGTGGTCTCCGTCGTCGCCATCGGCGTCGGCGGCTTTCTCTATTTCACCAAGCTCGAGACGGCACAGGTCACGTCCAGCCCGGCAACGTCCATCGCTGCCGCGCCCGCGCCTGGTCCGATCGCTGCGCCGTCACCCGGTCCGACGTCCACGATGGCTGCGAAGGCGGCTGCGCCGATGCCGACATCGTCGCCGACCCAAATGGCGGCCGCGACACCGATGCCAATCCCGTCACCATCAACTGCATCCCCCGGCAAGATCGCGGTGGAGGCGGTGCCGTTCATCGGCGAACGCCAGCGTGCCTTTCTCGGCAACGAATACGCGGCTGCCGGAGATTACAAGGCCTACGCCCTGAACATCGGCGGGTTCTTCGGCACGGCGCTCAATCAGCCGACCGAGGAGGCCGCGCGCAACGGCGCGGTCGACCAATGCCAGAGGCGCGCGGACGCCGCCCAATCGCCGCGGCGCTGCGAGCTCTATGCTGTCGGCAACAAGGTGGTCTACAGCCACGGCGCTCCGCCGATGCCGCCGCAGCCCTGGTTTCGGCACGACGCCATCACCGAGCGCGCGTTTGTGCCGAAGGATTTGCCGATGGTGCGTGAGCAGGCCAGGACCCGGCTCGAAAACATCTACGTGCAGGCGGCGAAATCGCGTTCGGTCGCGCTCGGTCCGGGCGGACAATATTTCTGGGCGCTGGGAGCAACCTCGGTCGACGATGCGGCGCGGCGATCGCTGGAGTCCTGCGGCGCGTTCGCGGGCTCGGCCTGTATGACCGTGGTGGTCGACGACGTCTTCGTCGTGCCGATCCCGACCAAGCTCAGGGCCAATGGCTTCTTCCACGCCGCGACCAATCCATCGATCGTGGCCGATGGGCGCGACGAGGTCGTGCGCAAGCTCGGCGACGCCACGGGCTGGAACGCGGTCGCGGTCGGCACCGCCGGCCGCCCCGGCCTCGGCCTGAAGGCCGCCGACGAGCAGACCGCAATCAACGGCGCGCTCGCCGATTGTGCCAAGCACGACAGCGACTGCCACGTGATCGCGATCGGCCCGTTCACGGTCGGGCCGATGAATTGA
- a CDS encoding RNA pyrophosphohydrolase, giving the protein MTNEKPYRPNVGIALFNADGRVLIGHRFKGDGPEIILPGLDWQMPQGGVDEGENLRDAALRELWEETNVVSANYLGETDWYAYEFPPYDGPQTHRLAKFRGQRQKWFALRFTGKDDEIDPLTPRNGQPAEFDAWRWERLDRVADLVVPFRRDVYRAVAEQFAPFAN; this is encoded by the coding sequence GTGACCAACGAAAAGCCCTACCGTCCCAACGTCGGGATCGCGCTGTTCAATGCCGACGGCCGTGTGCTGATCGGGCACCGCTTCAAGGGCGACGGCCCCGAGATCATCCTGCCCGGGCTCGACTGGCAGATGCCGCAAGGCGGCGTCGACGAAGGCGAGAACCTGCGCGATGCGGCCCTGCGCGAGCTGTGGGAGGAGACCAACGTCGTCAGCGCCAACTATCTCGGCGAGACCGATTGGTACGCTTACGAATTCCCGCCCTATGACGGACCGCAGACGCATCGGCTCGCAAAGTTTCGCGGCCAGCGCCAAAAATGGTTCGCGCTGCGCTTCACCGGCAAGGATGACGAGATCGACCCGCTGACGCCGCGCAACGGCCAGCCCGCGGAGTTCGATGCGTGGCGCTGGGAGCGGCTCGACCGTGTCGCGGATCTCGTGGTTCCGTTCCGCCGCGACGTTTATCGGGCGGTGGCCGAGCAGTTCGCACCCTTCGCCAACTGA
- a CDS encoding RNA pyrophosphohydrolase: MARYEDLPYRTCVGVMLLNTEGLVFIGRRAGGIEHVDDSHVWQMPQGGVDPGEDNWEAAKRELYEETSVRSIERLGEVPDWLIYDIPRTVAGRAWKGRYRGQRQKWFAVRFTGKDSEINVEKPGGGGHKAEFVSWRWEPMKNLPELIIPFKRPVYERVVKEFSALADG, from the coding sequence ATGGCGCGTTATGAGGATCTGCCCTACCGAACCTGCGTCGGGGTGATGCTGCTCAACACTGAAGGACTGGTGTTCATCGGCCGCCGCGCCGGCGGCATCGAACATGTCGACGACAGCCATGTCTGGCAGATGCCGCAGGGCGGGGTCGATCCCGGCGAGGACAATTGGGAAGCCGCCAAGCGCGAGCTCTATGAAGAGACCAGCGTGCGCTCGATCGAGCGGCTCGGCGAGGTGCCGGACTGGCTGATCTACGACATCCCGCGCACGGTCGCAGGGCGCGCCTGGAAGGGCCGCTACCGCGGCCAGCGCCAGAAATGGTTCGCGGTGCGCTTCACCGGCAAGGACAGCGAGATCAATGTCGAGAAGCCTGGCGGCGGCGGCCACAAGGCCGAATTCGTCAGCTGGCGCTGGGAGCCGATGAAGAACCTTCCCGAACTGATCATCCCGTTCAAGCGCCCGGTCTATGAGCGCGTGGTGAAGGAATTTTCCGCACTCGCGGATGGCTAG